From one Streptomyces sp. N50 genomic stretch:
- a CDS encoding amino acid ABC transporter permease: MKPVTTARRDDIHLLFDPPGPRARRRIRIATAVSLAVFAALLAFAVRQFAAHGQFDADQWRMFGEWPIIRFLLSGLGQTLLVTAVAAALAFPLGGLVALGRLARNRPTRALARTYVELFRSVPLLLLLYVFLFGLPGVGLTFPVFWQLVIPIVLGNAAVVAEIFRAGVLSLPRGQTEAAYSLGMTHRQTMACVVVPQALRAVSPALVSQLVRLLKDSTLGYVVSYLELLHQAKVLGEYYHAVLSTYLVAAACFIAVNSALSGAASWLEARRA, translated from the coding sequence ATGAAGCCGGTCACGACAGCGCGCCGCGACGACATCCACCTTCTCTTCGATCCGCCAGGACCACGCGCCCGGCGCCGGATCAGGATCGCTACGGCCGTCTCCCTGGCCGTGTTCGCCGCGCTACTCGCTTTCGCCGTACGGCAGTTCGCCGCCCACGGACAGTTCGACGCCGACCAGTGGCGGATGTTCGGCGAGTGGCCCATCATCCGTTTCCTGCTCTCCGGGCTGGGCCAGACCCTGCTGGTCACCGCGGTCGCCGCCGCGCTCGCCTTCCCGCTGGGCGGACTCGTGGCGCTCGGCCGACTGGCCCGCAACCGGCCGACGCGCGCGCTGGCCCGGACGTACGTCGAACTCTTCCGGTCCGTTCCGCTGCTGCTCCTGCTGTACGTGTTCCTGTTCGGGCTGCCCGGAGTCGGCCTGACGTTCCCCGTGTTCTGGCAGCTGGTGATCCCCATCGTGCTGGGCAACGCGGCCGTCGTCGCCGAGATCTTCCGGGCGGGAGTGCTGAGCCTGCCGCGCGGACAGACGGAGGCCGCGTACAGCCTCGGTATGACACACCGTCAGACCATGGCGTGCGTGGTCGTCCCGCAGGCGCTGCGGGCCGTAAGTCCGGCCCTGGTCAGCCAGTTGGTCCGGCTGCTCAAGGACTCGACGCTGGGTTATGTGGTCAGCTACCTCGAACTGCTCCACCAGGCAAAGGTGTTGGGCGAGTACTACCACGCCGTGCTCTCCACCTACCTGGTCGCGGCGGCCTGCTTCATCGCCGTCAACTCCGCGCTGTCCGGGGCCGCTTCGTGGCTGGAAGCGCGCCGCGCCTGA
- a CDS encoding glutamate ABC transporter substrate-binding protein, producing MRLSRPRRALGAASATAALALTLTACGGSTTLPAASGSSGSAAADASKTYDEILAAAPVASADQIPAGSLMAKIKKRGTLIVGGTDTSALFSLKDPVTGKLTGFDAGLAAMLAKYITGKTSTKLVQVSVATREQLLRNGTVDTVFATYSITPERAKKVDFAGPYYSSGDAILVKKANTAITSVDDLNGRTVCTQSGSTAANDIKDFAPKSKVILFDGNSQCVQAVKQGRADAYVIDQAILVGTQYRDPSVKVVGQPFTTDPYGIGTPKADPEMKKFVDAWLKKIEAGGAWAKLWKATLGTAVTGGAPKPPVIGSVEGS from the coding sequence ATGAGACTGTCCCGGCCCCGCCGTGCCCTCGGTGCCGCCTCCGCCACGGCCGCGCTCGCCCTGACCCTTACCGCCTGCGGCGGGTCCACGACCCTGCCGGCCGCCTCCGGTTCGTCCGGTTCCGCCGCCGCGGACGCCTCGAAGACCTACGACGAGATCCTCGCCGCCGCCCCGGTCGCGTCCGCGGATCAGATACCGGCCGGCAGCCTCATGGCGAAGATAAAGAAGCGCGGGACGCTGATCGTCGGCGGCACCGACACCTCCGCGCTCTTCTCGCTCAAGGATCCCGTCACCGGCAAACTCACCGGATTCGACGCGGGGTTGGCCGCGATGCTCGCGAAGTACATCACCGGGAAGACCTCCACCAAGCTGGTCCAGGTCAGCGTGGCCACTCGTGAGCAGCTCCTCCGGAACGGCACCGTCGACACGGTGTTCGCCACGTACTCGATCACCCCGGAGCGGGCCAAGAAGGTCGACTTCGCCGGGCCGTACTACTCCTCCGGCGACGCGATCCTCGTCAAGAAGGCCAACACCGCCATCACGTCGGTGGACGACCTCAACGGCAGGACCGTGTGCACGCAGAGCGGTTCGACGGCGGCCAACGACATCAAGGACTTCGCCCCGAAGTCGAAGGTGATCCTCTTCGACGGCAACAGCCAGTGCGTGCAGGCCGTCAAGCAGGGCCGGGCCGACGCCTACGTGATCGACCAGGCGATCCTCGTCGGCACGCAGTACCGCGACCCCTCGGTCAAGGTGGTCGGACAGCCCTTCACCACCGACCCGTACGGCATCGGTACGCCGAAGGCCGACCCGGAGATGAAGAAGTTCGTCGACGCCTGGCTGAAGAAGATCGAGGCCGGCGGCGCGTGGGCGAAGCTGTGGAAGGCGACGCTGGGCACCGCCGTGACCGGCGGCGCGCCCAAGCCGCCGGTGATCGGCTCGGTCGAGGGCAGCTGA
- a CDS encoding amino acid ABC transporter ATP-binding protein — protein sequence MPEVLVRIEKVNKHFGENHVLRDIDLDIHTGEVVVLLGASGSGKSTLCRCVNRLETVDSGLISLAGVPLPDEGGELARLRARVGMVFQSFNLFGHLSVLDNITLAPVRVRGLSRREAVERARQLLDRVGLGDKADARPAQLSGGQQQRVAIARALAMDPQVLLFDEPTSALDPETVGEVLDVMAALAADGMTMLVVTHEMGFARRVADRIVFLDEGRVHETATPDAFFDAPRTERAREFLSKVLSH from the coding sequence GTGCCTGAGGTTCTCGTACGTATCGAAAAAGTGAACAAGCACTTCGGGGAAAACCATGTGCTGCGCGACATCGACCTCGATATCCACACCGGCGAGGTCGTCGTCCTGCTCGGCGCGTCCGGTTCCGGGAAGTCGACGCTGTGCCGGTGCGTCAACCGGCTGGAGACCGTCGACTCCGGACTGATCAGCCTGGCGGGCGTTCCCCTGCCCGACGAGGGAGGCGAACTCGCGCGGCTGCGGGCCCGGGTGGGGATGGTCTTCCAGTCGTTCAACCTCTTCGGGCATCTCAGCGTGCTCGACAACATCACCCTCGCCCCGGTCCGCGTACGCGGGCTCTCCCGTCGGGAGGCCGTCGAGCGGGCCCGGCAGCTCCTCGACCGGGTCGGACTCGGCGACAAGGCGGACGCCCGGCCCGCGCAGTTGTCCGGCGGGCAGCAGCAACGGGTCGCCATCGCACGGGCGTTGGCGATGGACCCGCAGGTGCTGCTCTTCGACGAACCGACCTCGGCACTGGACCCGGAAACGGTCGGCGAGGTACTCGACGTCATGGCCGCGCTGGCGGCCGACGGGATGACCATGCTCGTCGTCACCCACGAAATGGGGTTCGCGCGACGGGTCGCCGACCGGATCGTCTTCCTCGACGAGGGCCGCGTCCACGAGACCGCCACCCCCGACGCATTCTTCGACGCGCCCCGCACCGAACGGGCCCGTGAATTCCTGTCGAAGGTCCTCAGCCACTGA
- a CDS encoding amino acid ABC transporter permease encodes MFSHVDAIAGQLGRGLLLTLAMSALTFTGAVAGGLVVAVLRICPVAPLRAFGAGYVTVFRNIPLLVLLVLFVFGLPDLGLLYPLFATVTTAMALYWAAFVCEVVRSGVRAVPRGQAEAARALGLGFGQCLRHVILPQAVRPMVQPLGSIFIGCALSTSLAAAVGVAELTGQAEFLTLRYDQPLTSFALTTVVYVALTLTSGLVAGRLERKLAVVR; translated from the coding sequence ATGTTCTCCCATGTCGACGCCATCGCCGGGCAGTTGGGGCGAGGGCTGCTGCTGACGCTCGCCATGTCCGCGCTCACCTTCACGGGCGCGGTCGCGGGCGGCCTCGTGGTCGCCGTCCTGCGGATCTGCCCGGTGGCACCGCTGCGGGCGTTCGGCGCGGGCTATGTCACGGTCTTCCGCAACATCCCGCTCCTCGTCCTGCTCGTGCTGTTCGTGTTCGGGCTGCCCGATCTCGGGCTGCTGTACCCGCTGTTCGCCACCGTGACCACGGCGATGGCCCTGTACTGGGCCGCGTTCGTGTGCGAGGTCGTGCGCTCGGGGGTACGGGCGGTACCGCGCGGACAGGCCGAGGCCGCCCGCGCGCTCGGGCTCGGCTTCGGGCAGTGCCTGCGCCATGTGATCCTGCCGCAGGCCGTCCGCCCGATGGTGCAGCCGCTGGGCAGCATCTTCATCGGCTGTGCCCTGAGCACCTCACTGGCGGCGGCGGTCGGCGTCGCCGAACTCACCGGCCAGGCCGAGTTCCTGACGCTCCGTTACGATCAGCCGCTCACCAGCTTCGCCCTCACCACGGTCGTCTACGTCGCCCTCACCCTCACGTCCGGCCTCGTCGCCGGGCGCCTGGAACGGAAGCTGGCGGTGGTCCGATGA
- a CDS encoding LysR family transcriptional regulator: MYDPRQLQVLAEVARTGTYTAAADALGYTQPAISYQMRMLERSVGAPLVTRRGRGVQLTPEGRALARHAGTVLAALRTAEDELAALTAPEAGRVRLSAMQSSCVSLVPRALGTLRRTRPELEVTVTQAECRVSHGLLLEGAVELAVMCDLDFNDTDPSGSSGGTRDSTGSRDSTGTRDSTGTPDSTGDPSVAVDPRLRRVPLLTDRRCVLLPADHPAAASPTVSLADLAGERWVLESGRTRFLAACRDAGFTPRIAATADDQLTLHSLVANRIGLAVMNELGVTAHFDPRVVARPSPTGRSAASSPCSGRTRSASRRPPPSSTHCATRPGRRTTHPCRRDREAPNSRDGAGRCRAVPQEPTGRLICEPAVTPADAAPWSTRAPPAGSRPG; encoded by the coding sequence ATGTACGACCCCCGACAGTTGCAGGTCCTGGCCGAGGTCGCCCGTACCGGCACCTACACGGCCGCGGCCGACGCCCTCGGCTACACGCAGCCCGCGATCAGCTACCAGATGCGGATGCTGGAGCGGTCGGTCGGCGCCCCCTTGGTCACCCGTCGCGGGCGGGGCGTTCAACTCACCCCGGAGGGACGGGCGTTGGCCCGCCACGCGGGCACGGTGCTGGCAGCGCTGCGCACCGCCGAGGACGAACTGGCCGCGCTCACCGCTCCCGAGGCCGGCCGGGTCCGCCTCTCCGCGATGCAGAGCAGCTGCGTCAGCCTGGTTCCCCGCGCTCTCGGCACGCTCCGCCGGACGCGTCCGGAACTGGAGGTCACGGTCACCCAGGCCGAATGCCGCGTCTCGCACGGGCTGTTGCTGGAGGGCGCGGTCGAACTGGCGGTGATGTGCGACCTGGACTTCAACGACACGGATCCGTCCGGGAGTTCGGGCGGCACACGTGACAGCACCGGCTCACGTGACAGCACCGGTACACGTGACAGCACCGGCACCCCCGACAGCACGGGTGACCCGTCCGTCGCCGTGGACCCCCGCCTGCGCCGCGTCCCGCTGCTGACCGACCGCCGCTGTGTCCTGCTCCCGGCCGACCACCCGGCCGCCGCGTCGCCCACGGTGTCGTTGGCCGACCTCGCGGGCGAACGCTGGGTGCTGGAGTCCGGCCGTACCCGCTTCCTGGCCGCGTGCCGCGACGCCGGGTTCACACCCCGGATCGCCGCCACCGCCGACGACCAGCTGACCCTGCACAGCCTGGTCGCCAACCGCATCGGCCTCGCGGTCATGAACGAACTCGGTGTGACGGCCCACTTCGACCCCCGGGTCGTCGCCCGCCCCTCACCGACTGGCCGGTCCGCCGCGTCTTCGCCCTGCTCTGGCCGGACACGCTCCGCATCCCGGCGGCCGCCGCCCTCCTCCACGCACTGCGCGACACGGCCCGGCCGACGGACGACACACCCGTGCCGTCGTGACCGGGAGGCGCCCAACAGCCGGGATGGCGCAGGCCGTTGCCGGGCCGTACCACAGGAGCCGACAGGCCGGCTGATCTGTGAGCCGGCCGTCACTCCGGCCGACGCGGCGCCGTGGTCGACTCGCGCACCACCAGCCGGGAGCCGACCCGGATGA
- a CDS encoding class II glutamine amidotransferase translates to MREERTGMCRLLGVVTRAPLPLDTALDGLAGPFTELSIEHRDGWGIAAGRGSGASPLVVKGIEPAAAADSWARTLTGTVTDAALLHLRLASPGLPVVPGNTHPFTADTAAFVHNGYFTPYDALDELIAPELLSGAAGSTDSERYFLRVLTLLRETGPVEALARAAADVRERAAAYASLNCLLLTEDALYAYADEDPESEVSRRRGPDFFRLRYRVDADRVVVASSGIPQPDDRWTVLPYREVLEIRRAGLRVTTTRAAPRSAAAPSTTLGHVNRR, encoded by the coding sequence GTGAGAGAGGAGCGAACCGGCATGTGCCGCCTGCTCGGCGTGGTCACCCGCGCCCCCCTGCCGCTCGACACCGCACTGGACGGTCTGGCCGGGCCGTTCACCGAGCTGAGCATCGAGCACCGTGACGGCTGGGGCATCGCCGCCGGGCGGGGGAGCGGGGCAAGCCCCTTGGTCGTCAAGGGAATTGAGCCCGCCGCCGCTGCCGACTCCTGGGCGCGGACCCTCACCGGCACGGTCACCGACGCCGCCCTGCTGCACCTGAGGCTGGCGAGCCCGGGGCTGCCGGTCGTCCCCGGCAACACCCACCCGTTCACGGCCGACACCGCGGCCTTCGTGCACAACGGGTACTTCACGCCGTACGACGCCCTCGACGAACTGATCGCGCCGGAACTGCTGTCCGGGGCGGCCGGGAGCACCGACTCCGAGCGGTACTTCCTGCGCGTGCTGACCCTGCTGCGGGAGACGGGCCCCGTCGAGGCGCTCGCCCGGGCCGCGGCGGACGTCCGGGAGCGGGCCGCCGCCTACGCCAGCCTCAACTGCCTGCTGCTCACCGAGGACGCCCTGTACGCGTACGCCGACGAGGACCCGGAGTCCGAGGTCAGCAGGCGGCGAGGCCCCGACTTCTTCCGGCTGCGCTACCGGGTCGACGCGGACCGAGTGGTCGTAGCCTCCAGCGGCATCCCGCAGCCGGACGACCGCTGGACGGTCCTGCCGTACCGCGAGGTCCTGGAGATCCGCCGGGCCGGTCTGCGCGTCACGACCACGCGGGCGGCTCCGCGCAGCGCTGCGGCACCCTCGACTACGCTGGGACATGTCAACCGTCGCTGA